The following are encoded together in the Ranitomeya imitator isolate aRanImi1 chromosome 4, aRanImi1.pri, whole genome shotgun sequence genome:
- the SNAPC5 gene encoding snRNA-activating protein complex subunit 5 → MLSRLQELKKEEETLLKIKAALHDQLNRLKVEELALQSIINAGEEQDQQSQGALSEADSMNVDDEAAINQMELQLSTMAYNEEDEEEEEEEDSDN, encoded by the exons ATGCTGAGTCGCTTGCAAGAACTTAAAAAGGAGGAAGAGACCCTGCTGAAGATTAAGGCGGCCCTGCACGATCAGCTCAACAGGTTAAAG GTTGAGGAGCTGGCTCTTCAGTCCATAATAAATGCCGGAGAGGAGCAGGATCAGCAGTCGCAGGGTGCACTGTCAGAGGCG gatTCTATGAATGTGGACGATGAAGCTGCGATAAACCAGATGGAGTTGCAACTTAGCACAATGGCATacaatgaggaagatgaggaggaggaggaagaagaagattcGGACAATTAG